The genomic window ACACCTGCCTCGAGGTCGCCGACGAGGAGGACGTGCAGGTCTGTATCCACACGGACACGCTCAACGAGTCGGGCTTCGTCGAGGACACCTTCGAGGCCATCGACGGTCGCGCGATCCACACCTTCCACATCGAGGGCGCGGGCGGCGGCCACGCGCCGGACGTCCTCGAACTCATCGGCCACGAGCACATGCTGCCGTCGTCGACGAACCCGTCGATGCCCTACACCGAGAACACGTTCGACGAGCACCTGGACATGGTGATGGTCTGTCACCATCTCGATCCGGACATCCCCGAGGACGTCGCCTTCGCCGAGTCGCGCATCCGTGCGGAGACGCTCGGCGCGGAGGACGTGCTCCACGACACCGGCGCCATCTCGATGATGACCTCGGACTCCCAGGCGATGGGACGCATGGCGGAGGTCATCAGCCGCACGTGGCAGACCGCCCACAAGATGAAGGCCCAGCGCGGCCCGCTCGAGGCCGACGAGGGCACCGACGCGGACAACGCCCGCATCGAGCGCTACGTCGCCAAGTACACGATCAACCCCGCGATTACGGCGGGGATCGACGACTACGTCGGCTCGCTCGAGCCCGGGAAACTCGCCGATATCGCGCTGTGGGATCCGGCCTTCTTCGGCGTCAAGCCGAAGGCGGTCATCAAGGGCGGGTTCCCGGTCTGGTCCCAGATGGGCGAGGCCAACGGCTCGCTGATGACCTGCGAACCGGTGATCGGCCGCGAGCGCGCCGGCGCCCAGGGTCGGGCGAAACACGGCCTCTCGGTGACGTTCGTCAGCGAGGCCGCCTCCGAGAACGAGGTCGGCGACGCCTACGACCTGCAAACGCCCGTTCGACCCGTCACGGGCACGCGTGAGGTCCGCAAGTCCGACATGGTCCACAACGACCACTGCCCGGACGACATCGAAATCGACGCCCAGACGTTCGAGGTCGAAGTGGACGGCGAACACGTCACCTGCGACCCGGCCGCGGAAATCCCGCTCGCACAGCGCTACCTGCTCTAATATGATCTCCGACACGACAGCCACGACGCCCGCGACGACGGTATCGCCGACGGAACCAGCCTCGAGTCCCCCGACGGAGGTGAGCCGATGGGAATGAACCTCTCGCCGAAGGAGATGGAGCGGCTCACGGTGTTCATGGCCGCGGAACTCGCCCGGCGACGCAAGGACCGCGGCGTGAAGCTCAACCACCCGGAGACGGTCGCCTACATCTCCGACTGGGCCTGCGAGGCCGCCCGCGAGGGCAAGTCCGTCTCGCAGATCCGTTCGGAGGCGACCCAGCTGCTCACCCGCGAGGACGTGATGGAGGGCGTCCCCGAGATGGTCGACATGATCCAGATCGAACCCGTCTTCCCCGACGGCACCAAGCTCGTGACGATCCACGACCCGATCCGGGCCGACGGCCCCGAGCAACTCGAGACGGTCGATCCGAGTCCGGACGAGGACCTCGAGGGGGAGGTCGAATAATGGGGTACCGAGACGTCGCCAAGGTCGGTCTCGGCGGCCCCGTCGGCTCCGGGAAGACGGCGCTGGTCAAGCGACTCGTGCCGGAACTGGTCGAGCGCGACTACAAGGTCGGCGTCATCGCCAACGACATCATGACTCAGGAGGACGCCGACGTCTTCCGGGAGTCGTTCGCCGACCTGCTGCCCGCGGACCTCGTCGAGGGGGTCGAAACGGGCGCCTGTCCGCACACCGGCATCCGCGAGGACCCCTCGATGAACCTCGCGGCCGTCGACGAGTTCACCGAGCGCCATCCCGAACTGGACGTCGTCCTGATCGAGAGCGGCGGCGACAACCTCGCCGCCACCTTCAACCCCGAACTGGCCGACTACTTCCTGTTCGTCATTAGCGTCGCGGAGGGCGAAGACATCCCGCGCAAGCGCGGGCCCGGCGTCACGCAGGCCGACCTGCTGGTCGTCAACAAGACCGACCTCGCGCCCCACGTCGACGCCGACCTGAACGTGATCGAGGACGATGCCGACGCGGTTCGGGGCGACGATCCGTTCGTCTTCACCAACTGCAAGGACGGTGAGGGGATCGACGCGGTGCTCGAGCACGTCGAGCGGGAGGTGCTGTTCGCGTGAGCGCGGAGCGCTCGGACGCGGCGACCGACGGTGACGACGGGGGGCGACTCCCGCCGGCTTTCGAGGGCTACGCAGACGAACCGCTCGCACAGGCCCCCGCCGCCGGCCCGGGCAAGAACGGCCTGCTCGAGGCGACGTTCGCCCGGCGGGGCGACGGCCCGACCCGGATGATCCGCGACCGCGTGAAGGTACCCTACCATCTGACCGGTACCCTCGAGACCGATCCGGCGCCGGGACTGACGACCCTCGTCGCGCAGGAGCCCACCGGCGGCGTGGCGCAGGGCGACCGACACCGGCTGCGGATCGAGACCCGCGAGGGGGCGCGCGCACACGTGACGACGCAGAGCGCGACGAAGGTCCACAGCATGGACGCCAACTACGCCCACCTCGACGCCTCGCTCCGGGCGCAGTCGGGGAGCTACCTCGAGTATATGCCGGGTCCGACGATCGTCAACGAGGACGCGCGCTGTCTCCAGACGATCGACGTCGACCTCGCCGACGACGCCTGCGTCGTCGTCGCGGACGTGCTCGTCCCGGACGGCCTGACCGACCACGAGCCGTTCGGATTCGATCACTACCACGCGCGCGTCGAGGCCGAACGCGACGGCCGACTGGTCTGTGCCGACGCCGTCGACCTGCGGCCGGACGAGCGCGATCCGCGCGACCCCGCCAGCGTCGGCGAGCACGGCGTCGTCGGGTCGCTGTACGTCTTCGCGCCCGCCTCGAGCGCCGAGATAGCGGGAGCGGCGGAGACACCAGAGACGGTCGATTCGGAGACCGACGAGGAACCGGTCACCCTCGAGTCGCTAATCGAGGGGATCCACGATCGGCTCTCGAACCACGACGATACCGAAGCGGGCGTCTCCACGCTCCCGCACGAGGCCGGCGCGATCGTCCGCATTCTCGGCGACCGCGAGGCCGACGTGACCGAGACGCTGCGGGCCGCGTGGGACGAAACCAGACGGCAGCTACTGGGGGTCGGCGCACCCGCCGACCGGCGATACTGATGGAGCGCATCGACGGCGTCGTCGGCAACGTCCACGCCGACGACGAACTGGCCGCGTTACGGGCGGCACACGACGAGCGCGGGACCCTCGAGCGCGTCGTCATCGACGCGGACGACCGCCGGCGCTCGCGGTTCCGCGCGACGACCGACGCCGGGACGGACGTCGGCGTTATCGTCGACAAGGCCGCGGTCTCGGCCGGCGACGTGCTGCTGGTCGAGGACGACCGGATGATCGTCGTCGCCTTCGAACCGCGGGACGCGCTGGCCGTCTCGCTGCCCGACGCGACCGACGAGGCGCTCGCGGCCGCGGTCGAACTCGGCCACCGCATCGGCAACCAGCACTGGGATCTGGCGGTCGAGGACGGCGTCGCCTACGTCCCGCTCGAGGCCGACCGCCACATCGTCGAGCGCGTCGTCGCCGATATCGTCCCGGGCTCGGAGGTCCGGGAGACGACCGTCGATGCGGACCTGTTCGTGACGGATATCGACGACGCCGGCGCTCACGACGTCGATCACGAGCACAGTCATCAGGGGGATCGCGATCACGGCCACTCCCACGAACGCGGCGAGCACGCTCACGGGCACGACGGACGCGGCCACGAACACGCCGACCACAGCCGCGACCACTCCCACGAACACGACCATGACCACTGACTGGAATACGGATCCGGAACCATCGGACCCGAACGCGAACTCAGACGGAACACCGGACTCGAGCGCGTTCCTCTCGGCCCTTCGGCTCTCGGACTCGTTCCTGCCGGTCGGCGGGTACACGGCCTCCTACGGCCTCGAGCAGTACATAAACGAGGACCGGATCGAGGACGGCGACGACCTGCGGGCGCTGATCGCGGCCTACCTTCGCCGCGTGGTCGGCCCCTGCGAGACCGTCGCGCTGGCCAACGCCCACGCGGCGAGCGCGGCGGGGGAGCTCGAGGCGCTGCTGGCGGTCGACGAGCGACTCCACGCGGTGACGATGCCTCGAGAGTTCCGCGAGAGTTCGACGAAGGCCGGGGCGAAGCTCTGTGAGCTACTGGCCGAGACCGATACCGACGATGTCGACGCCGAGAGTTCCGACGGAAGCGATGCCGACGGAACCGACCTCGAGACGGCCTTCGCCGACGCCGTCGCGGCCGACGAGACGCCGGGCCACTACCCGGTCGCGTTCGGCGTCGTCGCGCAGGCGCGGGGGCTCTCGCGACGCGAGGCCTGCCTGGCCCACGCCCACTCGTTCGTGACGGGGTTGCTGGGCGCGGCCCAGCGGCTCGGTCGGTTCGGCCATACGGAGATCCAGTCGGTGCTCGCGGACCTCGAGTCGGTGATCGCCGCGGTCTGTGAGCGCCACGTCGACGACGAGCCGGCGGCGATGGTTTCGTTCGCGCCGCTGGCCGAGATCATGGGGATGCGCCACGAGCGCGCGGGCCGGCGGCTGTTCATGAGCTGACGGGCCCACCGGCGGCGATCATTCCGGAGGGGATATAAACTGCCGAAGTGCTGAGAGAAACTGCTATTCTCGTCCGCTATTTAATTCACCTTCCGTCACCATGAAGGTAGTATACATCAGCGCGTCGAATCCGATCAGTTCGATCGGCGGCGCGGCGAACACGGCCGACAAGTGGATCGACGAACTCCGCCAGCGAGGCGTCGAGATCGACGTCATCTGCCGCGGCGAATCGGACGCCTCGCGCGTCGAGGACGGCATCGAGATCACGGAACTGTCCGGCTTCGAGCCGCGGGACGAGATCGCGGCACAGCTAGCGGGTTCGGCGTACGATGTCGCGCTCGTGCAGGACCTCTGGGCGGACATCGCGCTCGAGGCGGCCGAGGAGCACGACGTCCCGACCGTGCTCTCGTTGACGACGACCCACGCGACGGACGAGGTCGTCGCCGAACTCTCGCCGACGCGGTTCGTCGCGAACTCGCGGTACACCCAGCAGTGGATCACGAGCGTCTGGGGGCGCGACTCGACGCTCGTCTATCCGCACATCGACTTCGACTTTTACACCGCGCCGGAGGGACCGTCGGATCGGATCTCGATGATCAATCCGATCGACATGAAGGGCGGGCACACCTTCCGGGCGGTCGCCGAGCGGTTCCCCGACCGGGACTTCCTGGCGAAGGGCGGCTGGTACAGTTTCCGAAACGACGACTTCAGCTGGGACGCCGAGGCCCTCCACATTCAGGGCAGCACGTTCCACGGCGCCCCACCCGACGTTCCCGAGGCGGAGATCGTAGAGCAAGGCCCGACCGACGTCTCCTTCGACGACCTCGAGAACGTCGCGTTCACGAGCGAGCCGGGGATTCTGGACGTCTACGCGAAGACGGGCGTGCTGCTGGTGCCGTCCGTCTGGGCGGAGGCGTTCGGCCGCGTCGTCCTCGAGGCGATGTGGAACCGGATTCCGGTCGTCGCGAGCCACCACGGCGGACTGCCGGAGGCCTGCGGCGGCGCGGGCCTGCTCGTCGACGAGTTCACCGATCCGGACGCCTGGGTCGAAACGCTCGAGAAACTCGACGATCCGGACGTCTACGAGGGGTTCGCCGAGCGGGGGCGCGAGCGCGCCGAAGAGTACAGAGACCGACTCCCCGAGCAGATCGACGCGCTGGAGACCGCGTTGGCAGAGGCGTCGGCCGAGGGATAGCGAAAGAAGCGACTCGAGTCGGGACTCAGTTTCGGTCGGGTCGCGGCGCGTTCTCGTACGTGACCATCTTCTCGGATTTATCGGAAATCGTTCCGTAGATCCGCTCGAGCGTCTCCTCGGCCTGCAGCAGGTTGTGTCGCTCGAGGAACGCTCGGCCCTCGTCGGTCAGACCGTAGAACTTCCAGGGGTAACCCTGCCGGCGCTCGTCGTCGGGCAGCGCGACCTCCTCGACGATCCCGGCGTCGATCAGCTTCTGGACGTGTTTGTAGACGGTCGCGTCGCTGACGCTGGGGTTCAGCTCCTCGAGTTCGTACATCGAGGGCAGCCCCTCGGGGTGTTGCAGGATGTTGGCGACGATCGCGAACCGGGTCTCCTGGGTGACGAAGTGAAGGAGTTCGCGCCCCGCTGCCCCGTCGGCCGCGCCCACGTCGGTACTCATGCGAGGCCCTACGGATCCCTCCACCAAGTAGTTTACCCTGGAGTAAACTACTCTGGGGTAATTTACCCACGGGTAATCTCTAGTGGCCGGCCGCGTTTCGGAAACGGAAACCGTGGAGCAAACCCTATTGTCGTCTCCTTTGAACCGTGGGGTATGACCGACGAGTCGCCGCCAGTTCCCGAGGCAGTGCTCACGAGCGCGACGGAGCGACTCGAGGCCGAGGACCGCTCGCTCGCGGACAACGAGGAACTGCTCCGCGCGCTGAGCGATCTGACGCCGATCTACGAGACCGAGCGCTCGTATTTCGTCCTCGGGAACTACGATCCCGGACCGATGGGCCGGCTGGATCTCGTCGTCGACCGCCTCAACCGGCGCGACGACGCCTACGCGTTCCTCATGAGCGACGTCCGCGGCGACTGGGAGAACGGCATCGCGAAGTTCTGCCTGATCGCGGACCTCGTGAGCCACGTCGTCGGCGTCGCCGAGAAAGAGCCCAGCGGCTTCCTCGTCGAACAGGGGCTGCTCGCGGGCACCGAGGAGTACTTCGAGAAGACCCACGTCCTGAAGCGGGCGTACCCCGACGCCGACGAGGACCACCCGTACGGCTGGATGGAGGACGGCGTCTTCGAGTTGTTCGAGTCCGAGGGACGGCTCTACGAGTGGCGGACCGAGGATGAACTGCGCGAGGTCATCGCGGAAATTCCGTCATCTACCCACGGCTAAAGCCGTGGGCTTGAGCGTGGGACTCCCCTTCTGCCGACACGGTGTCGTAGGCGGTGTAATCGCCGTTCAGGGTCACTGTCCCGCTCTTGAGGGCGAGATGACCGTCGCCCAACCCCGAGGGGCGTTTGCCCTCGGGTAAAGAGAGTAGTCGCTTCCCGATGTTCTTGGAAGCGTTGTAGTCGCCGTCTCCCTCGTATCCGCACTCGTTGCACTCGAACCACCCATCCGAATTCCGGTTCGTGCTTGATTGATGGCCGCACTTCGAGCAGGTCTGCGAGGAGAACGCGGGGTTCACGCTCTCGACGCGAATCCCGTACTCGGTGGCTTTCCACTGAATCATCTCCTGTAACTCGCGGAACGCCCATTGGTGCATCTGGCGTTTCAGTTGGTCGTCGGAGGCGTCCATCCGCTCGCGGATGTGGGTCAAGTCTTCGACGGCGATGTGCGAGCAGTCGTAGTGGCGGGCTTCTTCCACAATGCGTCGAGAAATGGTATGCAGGCGATCCAAGACGAAGCGGTTTTCTCGCCCCGACAGTCGCGCTAACGCCTGCTTCGCGGAGCGAGTGCCTTTGTCTTGGAGGCTCCGACGCACGCGGAAGTAGTGGTTCTGCCCCCACAGTAATTCACCGCCGTCGTAGAACGACCCCGTGCTGGTCACGGCGACGTTCTTCAGATTCAGGTCAACGCCGAGAACGCGGTCGCCCTCACGCTCCTCGACTTCTTTCTGAATGACGATGTGGAGGTAGAAGTCGTCCTCTTGTTCGTCGTAGTGGAGCGTCCCCATTCGTTTCTCGTAGTCGTCGTCATCGAGGTAGTCGGCCTGATATTCACCAATGTCGAAGTCGACCTCGACGCGGGACTCGACAGTTGAGAGGGTCGCGCTCCTCTCGTTGATCGTCAGGGTGCGTTTATCGTAGACGACGGTGGGCTGGTCGAACGTCGGGACTGGACGACTGTTGCCCTTCTTCCAGTCGGCGACCGTGGATTTCATCATTTCAACTGCCTTCGAATAGGCGCGAACACAGAGGTTTGCGGGAAGGGCAGTCACGTCACGGAGATCGTGGTAGACTTTATCGTGGATGTTCGTCTTCGCAGTGATGAGGTAGCCGTCGTCGTTGCGACCGTTCTCGATGCTATAATTGACGGCAGTATTGAATTGCTCGATGGTCTGGTGGAGGTGGTCTCGTCGCTCGTCGGGCACGTCGAGTTTGACCCGAACGGCACGTTGCACCTCCATGACGTATTCACATATGGACTAGCCGTTTATATATGAAACGATTATTTCGGGAGTCGGCTCTACTGGTATCGGTGGTCTGTAACATAGAATTTACGAGCTCCCTCCAATCCTAAAGGGATGGGCTTCCGCCTGTACTGCTGTGATCGACGTCAAGGAGTACCGCATCTGACGGCCGATACGATCAAGCCGCACTGAGTCAAACTCCGATCGACGTCTCGCTCGAGAACTCAGCTGTGGCCCGACACCGGCACCGGCTCGTAGGGCTCCTCGAGGTAGGCCATATCCGACGCCGACAGCGAGATCTCGAGCGCCTCGACGGCCTGCTCTAGGTGTTCGACGCTGGTCGTCCCGACGATCGGGGCGTCGACCCAGTCCTTGTGCAGCAGCCACGCCAGCGAGATCTGGGCCATCGTCGCGCCCTTGTCGGCGGCGATCTCGGCGACGCGCTCGTTGATCTCCCGCCCGCCGCCCTCGCGGTAGGGGTGGTCGTACAGGTGTTCCTCCGTCTCGCCGCGGGTCGTCGCGTCGATCTCCTCGTGCGGGCGCGTGAGGTAACCCCGCGCCAGCGGCGACCACGGGACGACGCCGACGTCCTCCTTCTCGCAGAGGGGTAACATCTCCCGCTCTTCCTCGCGGTAGACGAGGTTGTAGTGGTTCTGCATCGTGACGAACCGCTCGAGCCCCAGCCGGTCGCTCGTCTGCAGCGACTCGGCGAACTGGTGGGCCCACATCGACGAGGCGCCGACGTACCGGACGTGCCCCCGTCGAACCGCGTCGTCGAGCGCCCGCAGGGTCGTCTCGATCGGCGTGGCGTCGTCCCAGCGGTGGATCTGGTAGAGATCGATCGTGTCCATCCCCAGCCGTTCGCGGCTCGCCTCGAGTTCCTGCTCGATCGCCTTCCGGGAGAGTCCGCCCGAGTTCGGGTCGTCGTCGCGCATCTGGAAGTAGCCCTTCGTCGCGACGACCGACTCCTCCCGGTGGCCCTCGAGGGCCTCGCCCAGAATCCGTTCGGACTCGCCTCGTGAGTACATGTTCGCGGTGTCGAAGAAGTTGATCCCGAGGTCGATCGCCCGCTCGATGATCGCTTTACTCTCCTCGTCTTCGAGGACCCACTCGCGCCAGTCGCTCGAGCCGAAGCTCATACACCCCAGACAGAGGCGACTGACTTCCATGCCGGTCGAACCGAGCGTCGTGTACTCCATACCGGTGGGACGGACGCCGTCGAAAAAACAGTACGTGCCGGGGCAACCGCTATGCGAACCGACTGTCGTCTCGAGCGAGAGATGAGACACTCGTTGTTTTGTAGTGCGATCGCGCCGAACGTCGGGTCTCACTTCGACCCGAACGACATGCAACGGCGGCGCTTGAGCACGATGAGTCCGCTATTGAAGGGATAGCGTTCACACTACTATCGTGGCAACGGGAATCGCCACTCCCTCCCCAGCCGATTCGCTCGTTCCCTCCGTCTGCTCACGGACGCGAAGCGTCCGTTCGCACGGTACGCGGAACCTCCGGTTCCGCGCCAGTCACTCGCTCATCCCTCGCACGATATCGTCTCGCGCTTCGCTCCGCTCATCGCGAGACAGCGCGCGCCACCGCACGCTATCGCCCTGCTGAACGATCGACGACCGGTCGATACGGCCGTCATAGAGCGCTGAAAAGGAGTATTCCGGCCGTTACAGGGAGTCGCTGTTGAGCCGCTCGATACCGGTCCTGACTCCGAGGTAGCCGCCGACCGCGAGCAGACAGTAGGTCGCGAGCGACAGCCACGTCGTCGCCGTGGCGCTGCCGATGGCGAACTTGGCGACGGTGTTGGCCGGGTGCTCGGGGAGCAGCGTGGCCAGGACCAGCGCGCCGACGATCCCGCCGGAGTAGGCCAGTTGCGCCTGTCGCCTGTCGGGGGCGACGAGCGCGATGCCGGCCCCCGCCGCGGTGACGGCGAGCGCCAGCGCCGCGACCAGGACGACCAACGCCGTCGGCGCGGCGATCGCGGTCCCGTTGGCCGCGAGCAGGGCGAGCCAGGCGACCGCCTGAATCGGCGCCAGCGCGGCGATCGTCAGGAGCTTCGCGTCGGCCACGTCCACGAGCGAGAGCGGACTGACTCGGAGCAACTCCAGCGTCCCCCGGGAGCGCTCCTCGATCAGCGAATCGACGACGATCGAGCCGCTGATGAACACCGGCAGGAACAGCAACAGCGGGACGAGGATCGTGTAGGTGAACTCGAGGTACGGACTCGCCCCGACCTCATCGGGGACATCGAGCGGCGGCGCCTCCAAGGCGTCGGCGTTGGCGAGTCGCTCCTCGTGCTCGAGGGTCTCGAGCAGCTCCTGGAGCTGGCTGATCAGCAGGGTCGTCTCCAGCCCCCCGTCGGGAACGGTCGCGTCGACGACCAATCGTCCGTCCGCGGTTCTGCTCACCTCGAGGACGGCCGCGACCTGCCCCTCGTCGAAGGCCGAGAGCGCGTCGGCCCTGGACTGAGCGATCGTCGGCTCGAGCCCGTCCTGTTCGCCGGCGAGACTGCTGAGTCGCTCGACGTCCGCCTCGTTTGCACCGGTGATGGCGACCCGGTTGCCGTAGCCGTCGACGGAGCCCGGATCGTACAGCGAGACGAGCCCGACGACCAGAAACGAGGAGAAGGCCGCGATAACGAGCTGGATCGCCAGCGCGAGCACGATCGTCTTCTCGGAGCGGAGCGAGCCGAGTTCGCGGCGGGCGAGGGCCCAGCGCGGGCCGAACGGCAGTCCGAATCGGGAATCAGCGTCGTCGGCCGGTTTCGGCGGATTCGGTCCGCGTCGAATCGGCGTCGACTCGTCGCTCGAGCGATCACGCGACAAGGGCGATCACCCCCAGGTTGTAGCCCGCGTGAACGAGCGTCGCGAGCAGGAACCCCACCGAGTACGCGTTCGGTCCGCGGCTCGCGCCGATCGCCGATATCATCGCCGTCGCGACGTGCAAGACCAGCGGCGCGAGGAAGACTGCTGCGAGCACGAGCGGGCCGCCCGAGGGGTCGGGACCGAACGCGGCGGCGCCGACGGTCAGCTCGGGGAGGCCGACGAACTGGACGACGTGCGTGAGCTTCTCGCCGACGAAGAAGCCGGCGCCGGAGCAGACGCCGAGGACGGCGGCGACGCGCGGAGAGGCCTCGAACCGCGAGCGGACGAAGCCGGCGTAGACGTGGACGCTCTTCGCGACCTCCTCGATTGCCGCCGCGAGGACGACGATGGAAACCGTGGCGACGACGGGATACTGTTCGGCGACGGCGAACAGGAGGGCGACGACGAGCAACTGGCCGGCGAAGACGAAGGGGATGAACAGGATCGTCAGAACGGCGACGCTCCGGTAGCCGTGCAGTCGGCTCGCGATCGCGTCGAGCACCTTCGCCGGGAGCGCCTTCTGGGCGAACATGTCCTCCTCGCGGTAGACGCCGATTCCGAGCAGGAAACAGACCGCGGCGCCGCAGTAGAACGGCGCGGTCGAGAAGACGTACTCCCCGAGCGTGACCGACTCGCCCTGCAGATCCGTCACGATCAGCGTCAGCGGCGAGATCAGCGCGATCGGGTTCACGTCGGTGAACACCGCCGGGATAAACGTGTACGTCGTCAGGAAGACGCTGATCGTGACCGTCACGAAGGTGAGCTCCTTGTACGAGCGGGCGAGCATCGCGCCGGCGAACGTCGCCGCGAGGAACAGCAGCGCGATCGGAATCGCCGCGGCGACCGAGAGGGGACCGCCGCGGACCGCGACGGTGATCCCGACCGCGACGGCGATCAGCCCCAGCAGGTACGGCAGCGTCTTTCCGGCGACGATCTCGCGTCTCGAGGACGGCGAGACCAACAGTAGTTCGCCGCGGCGTTTGACCCGCTCGTCCATGATCGTGCTCCCGTAGGCCTGAATGACGAAGTTCATCGGGACGACGAAGAGGAACGCCAACAGGAGCGACTGGAAGGGAAACGGCGGCGAGATCGATCCCGGCGGTCCGGACGTCCCGTCGACTGCGCCGTTGGCGCCGCCGATGTTCGGCACCTGCAGTCGACCGTCTCCGCCGTTATCGGCCGCATCGCTCTGCCCGCCGCCGTCGGTGTCCCCGCTGGAATCGCCGTCGCTACTGGAACCGTCGCCGCTCGAGCCCTCCCCGTCAGAGCCGTTACCGTTCGAGCCCTCGCTACCGGACCCGTCAGTCGTTCCGGTTCCGGTCCCGTCGTCCGAGCCGTCAGTCGACGCCCCGTCGCTCCCGTCGCCCTCGGTCGATCCGTCGAAATCGCGCTCCTGGTAGTCGAGTTCGACGTGGACCGGGTAGGCCGCCGTCTCGTTGTCCTCCCGGCGCAAGCGATCCTCGTT from Haloterrigena sp. KLK7 includes these protein-coding regions:
- a CDS encoding ABC transporter permease produces the protein MSRDRSSDESTPIRRGPNPPKPADDADSRFGLPFGPRWALARRELGSLRSEKTIVLALAIQLVIAAFSSFLVVGLVSLYDPGSVDGYGNRVAITGANEADVERLSSLAGEQDGLEPTIAQSRADALSAFDEGQVAAVLEVSRTADGRLVVDATVPDGGLETTLLISQLQELLETLEHEERLANADALEAPPLDVPDEVGASPYLEFTYTILVPLLLFLPVFISGSIVVDSLIEERSRGTLELLRVSPLSLVDVADAKLLTIAALAPIQAVAWLALLAANGTAIAAPTALVVLVAALALAVTAAGAGIALVAPDRRQAQLAYSGGIVGALVLATLLPEHPANTVAKFAIGSATATTWLSLATYCLLAVGGYLGVRTGIERLNSDSL
- a CDS encoding PrsW family intramembrane metalloprotease, with product MSDEPDDDPDRRSRRRRLRGTLARTARISRWEISRSAGTVDRKAVLVLAALVLVVGVVGLSAAGEGLGLEDEIYVVAVDEDSRYHDVAVESEAFRPISLDELVIENGDDANADVVLTRNGEIVHYGPHGEAAHDAFIDAIDSYNEDRLRREDNETAAYPVHVELDYQERDFDGSTEGDGSDGASTDGSDDGTGTGTTDGSGSEGSNGNGSDGEGSSGDGSSSDGDSSGDTDGGGQSDAADNGGDGRLQVPNIGGANGAVDGTSGPPGSISPPFPFQSLLLAFLFVVPMNFVIQAYGSTIMDERVKRRGELLLVSPSSRREIVAGKTLPYLLGLIAVAVGITVAVRGGPLSVAAAIPIALLFLAATFAGAMLARSYKELTFVTVTISVFLTTYTFIPAVFTDVNPIALISPLTLIVTDLQGESVTLGEYVFSTAPFYCGAAVCFLLGIGVYREEDMFAQKALPAKVLDAIASRLHGYRSVAVLTILFIPFVFAGQLLVVALLFAVAEQYPVVATVSIVVLAAAIEEVAKSVHVYAGFVRSRFEASPRVAAVLGVCSGAGFFVGEKLTHVVQFVGLPELTVGAAAFGPDPSGGPLVLAAVFLAPLVLHVATAMISAIGASRGPNAYSVGFLLATLVHAGYNLGVIALVA